In one window of Stigmatopora argus isolate UIUO_Sarg chromosome 19, RoL_Sarg_1.0, whole genome shotgun sequence DNA:
- the srp9 gene encoding signal recognition particle 9 kDa protein, with product MPYFQTWEEFARAAEKLYLTDPMKVRVVIKYRHCDGKMCIKVTDNSMCLQYKTDQAQDVKKIEKLHGKLMRLMVSKETHSGAMETD from the exons ATGCCTTACTTCCAGACTTGGGAAGAGTTTGCTCGTGCAGCCGAAAAACTATATCTGACGGATCCCATGAAG GTCAGAGTGGTAATCAAGTACAGACACTGCGATGGCAAAATGTGCATTAAAGTAACTGACAATTCCATG TGTTTACAGTACAAGACAGACCAGGCTCAGGATGTGAAGAAGATTGAGAAGCTGCATGGGAAACTGATGAGACTGATGGTGTCCAAAGAGACGCACAGTGGCGCTATGGAGACGGACTAG